One Elgaria multicarinata webbii isolate HBS135686 ecotype San Diego chromosome 7, rElgMul1.1.pri, whole genome shotgun sequence DNA window includes the following coding sequences:
- the STX17 gene encoding syntaxin-17 isoform X1, with the protein MSEEEEKLNLRRLEPAIQKFIKVAVPTDLERLRKHQINIEKYQRSRLWDRLHEEHINAGRTVQQLRANIREMEKLCLRVRKEDVQSLQRMIKPVKEQASVAIKEFLQLHLESAEELKKQFNETEPSLQTSLTRSTTIGAETFYNHEDEGASHGYSQVLLPLPEIPQDQNAAESWEMLEEDLIGLSNLVTDFSVLVNAQQEKVDRIEDNVNTAVANVEEGTKNLSKAAKYKLAALPVAGALIGGIVGGPIGLLAGFKVAGIAAALGGGVLGFTGGKLIQRKKQKMIEGLSSSCPDLPRQSDRECS; encoded by the exons ATGtctgaagaggaagaaaaacttaATCTGCGTCGCCTTGAGCCAGCAATCCAGAAGTTTATTAAAGTCGCAGTTCCAACGGATCTGGAGAGGTTAAGAAAGCATCAGATAAATATTGAAAAg TATCAGAGGTCCAGACTGTGGGACAGATTACATGAAGAGCACATCAATGCAGGCCGCACTGTTCAG CAGTTGCGAGCAAATATTAGAGAGATGGAGAAGCTTTGTTTACGGGTCCGGAAGGAAGACGTCCAGAGTTTGCAGAGGATGATCAAGCCAGTGAAAGAGCAGGCTTCGGTTGCCATAAAAGAATTTCTACAACTCCATTTGGAGTCTGCAGAAGAACTTAAAAAACAGTTTAATGAGACAGAGCCATCGTTGCAGACTTCTTTAACCAGATCTACAACAATAGGAGCAG AAACCTTTTATAACCATGAAGATGAAGGAGCCTCTCACGGCTATAGCCAGGTGCTTCTCCCACTCCCAGAAATCCCCCAGGATCAAAATGCGGCAGAATCATGGGAGATGCTAGAAGAG gacTTAATTGGACTCAGCAACCTGGTGACGGACTTCTCTGTGCTAGTTAAT GCTCAGCAGGAGAAGGTTGACCGGATTGAAGACAATGTCAACACTGCCGTTGCGAATGTCGAAGAGGGAACCAAGAATTTGTCTAAG GCCGCGAAATACAAGCTAGCAGCTCTCCCTGTGGCCGGCGCGCTCATTGGGGGAATTGTGGGTGGCCCCATTGGACTCCTGGCAGGTTTCAAAGTGGCCGGAATCGCAGCGGCACTTGGCGGGGGCGTGTTGGGCTTCACGGGTGGAAAACTGATccagaggaagaagcagaaaaTGATTGAGGGCCTCTCCTCCAGTTGCCCGGACCTTCCTAGACAGAGTGACAGAGAATGTAGCTGA
- the STX17 gene encoding syntaxin-17 isoform X2 produces the protein MSEEEEKLNLRRLEPAIQKFIKVAVPTDLERLRKHQINIEKYQRSRLWDRLHEEHINAGRTVQLRANIREMEKLCLRVRKEDVQSLQRMIKPVKEQASVAIKEFLQLHLESAEELKKQFNETEPSLQTSLTRSTTIGAETFYNHEDEGASHGYSQVLLPLPEIPQDQNAAESWEMLEEDLIGLSNLVTDFSVLVNAQQEKVDRIEDNVNTAVANVEEGTKNLSKAAKYKLAALPVAGALIGGIVGGPIGLLAGFKVAGIAAALGGGVLGFTGGKLIQRKKQKMIEGLSSSCPDLPRQSDRECS, from the exons ATGtctgaagaggaagaaaaacttaATCTGCGTCGCCTTGAGCCAGCAATCCAGAAGTTTATTAAAGTCGCAGTTCCAACGGATCTGGAGAGGTTAAGAAAGCATCAGATAAATATTGAAAAg TATCAGAGGTCCAGACTGTGGGACAGATTACATGAAGAGCACATCAATGCAGGCCGCACTGTTCAG TTGCGAGCAAATATTAGAGAGATGGAGAAGCTTTGTTTACGGGTCCGGAAGGAAGACGTCCAGAGTTTGCAGAGGATGATCAAGCCAGTGAAAGAGCAGGCTTCGGTTGCCATAAAAGAATTTCTACAACTCCATTTGGAGTCTGCAGAAGAACTTAAAAAACAGTTTAATGAGACAGAGCCATCGTTGCAGACTTCTTTAACCAGATCTACAACAATAGGAGCAG AAACCTTTTATAACCATGAAGATGAAGGAGCCTCTCACGGCTATAGCCAGGTGCTTCTCCCACTCCCAGAAATCCCCCAGGATCAAAATGCGGCAGAATCATGGGAGATGCTAGAAGAG gacTTAATTGGACTCAGCAACCTGGTGACGGACTTCTCTGTGCTAGTTAAT GCTCAGCAGGAGAAGGTTGACCGGATTGAAGACAATGTCAACACTGCCGTTGCGAATGTCGAAGAGGGAACCAAGAATTTGTCTAAG GCCGCGAAATACAAGCTAGCAGCTCTCCCTGTGGCCGGCGCGCTCATTGGGGGAATTGTGGGTGGCCCCATTGGACTCCTGGCAGGTTTCAAAGTGGCCGGAATCGCAGCGGCACTTGGCGGGGGCGTGTTGGGCTTCACGGGTGGAAAACTGATccagaggaagaagcagaaaaTGATTGAGGGCCTCTCCTCCAGTTGCCCGGACCTTCCTAGACAGAGTGACAGAGAATGTAGCTGA